The genomic interval GCCCGTGAAGGCCGCCAGGAAGAAGACGTAGAGGCCGAAGATGAGCGTCAGCGACATGTCACCCCTCCCTCATGGCCACATCCGCCACGGCCGGGTGGACCACGTCCCCGCCACGGGTGATGAGCATGCCCTTCACGATTTCATCCGAGACATCCAGCTTGAGCACGCCGTCCTTGTCGGTGACGTGCCCGAGCAACTTCTCCATGTTGCGTGAGTACATCGCGCTCGCATGCACCGAGAGCTGACTGGGCAGGTTGCGCTCACCGATGACGGTGACCCCTGTCTCCGTGCGGTAGCGCTCTCCGGGCCGCGTCAGCTCACAGTTGCCGCCCTGTTCCGCGGCGATATCCACCACCACCGAGCCGCTCTTCATCCGCCGCACCATGTCCGCGGGCAGGAGCAGCGGCGCGCGCCGTCCCGGAACCAGCGCCGTGGTGATGACCGCGTCCGACTTCGCCACGTGCGCCGCCAGCACCTCGGCCTGCTTGCGTTTGGCCTCGTCGCTCAGCTCCTTCGCATAGCCGCCGGAGCCGGCCGCGTCCTCGATGTCGATGTTGACGAAGCGCGCGCCCAGGCTCTCCACCTGCTCCTTCACCACCTTGCGGACGTCGTACGCCTCCACCACCGCGCCCAGCCGGCGCGCCGTGGCGATGGCCTGCAAGCCCGCCACTCCCGCGCCCAGCACCAGCACCTTCGCGGGAGGAATGGTGCCGGCCGCCGTCATCAGCATGGGGAACAACCGGGGCAGCGCCTCCGCCGCCAGCAGCACCGCGCGATAGCCCGCGATGGTGGCCTGCGAGCTGAGCACATCCATCATCTGCGCCAACGTCGTGCGCGGAATCATGTCCGTGGCCAGCAGCGTCACCTTCCGCCGCGCCACCTCCTTCGCCAGCTTCGGATTCGACATGGGATATGCCAGGCTCACCAACACCGAATCCGCCTTGAGCCGCTCCACCTCCGCCGCCTCTGGCGGCTGGATTTTGAGCAGCACATCGGCCGCGGCGTAGACGGCCTCGGTGCTCGATTCGATGCGTGCGCCCGCACCGCGGAACTCCTCGTCGGAGCACTCCGCGCCCAGGCCCGCACCCGCCTCAACCACCACTTCGTGCTTCTTGCCGACGAGGCGTTTCACGCTCTCCGCCACGAGCGCGACCCGCCTTTCGCCCGGCACTGTTTCACGGGGGATGGCGATGATCATGCATGCCAGCATAGGTCAATCCCTCCACGCCCATTCAATCCCTGGCGACGACAGGCTTTTCCCCCACCACACCGTGTCTGGAGAGGCATTGTGGTTTGTAGTGGGTTTCCACCACGTGAATCGCGGCCCGACTCTTGCGTGAGCAGGTGGACGCACATGTCCGCCCGTCGCATAGACTCGGCGGGAGAACGCCACCATGCCCTTCGACATCCGGGACATCCTCCTCCGCCAGAACGACACCACCCCCGCAGATGGAGGGATTCCCGCCTGGCTCCGGGAGAGCTGGAGCGACCCCGAGGGCTTCATCGCCGCGCTCGCGCAGCACCATGCCGGCCGCGGCGCCGCGCCCCCCAAGAGCCGCCCGGGCCAGCACTACGATTTCTTTCACGACCTGACCGTCCGACACGCCGACTCCACCGCGCCCGCCTTCCGCGCATGGGACGCCGCGCGGGGCTGGCTGCCGCTGGGCTACCGGGAGCTGGGAGACCGCGCCTCGCGCCGCGCCACCGAGTGGGCCGCGCAGGGCGTCAAACCCGGCGCGAAGGTCGCGCTCGTCCACGGCCTGGGGCCCGAGCTGCTCGTCTCGCTCCTGGCCTCGCTGAAGCTGGGCGCGTGCCTCAGCGTGCTGCCGCCCACCGGCACCCTGTTCCTGTCGCGACGGCTCACGCTGCTGGAGCCCCAGCACATCTCCGCCGAGCCCCACCAGGTCCCGCTCCTCAAGGGTTTCGAGCCGCTCCTGCTGCGCTCGCGGGGTGACGCGCCGCCGTCCTTCACCTCGCACACGTACCGGCCCACAGACACCGTGGCCCTGTTGTTCTCACCGCTCGTCTCTCCTCCCGACACCCCCGTGGCGCTCTCCGCCGAACGCGCGTGGACCGGCGCGCTGCGAGACGGGCTGCTCACGTACGGCCTGGGCCCAGGCGACCTCTTCGCCGCCCCCGGCCTGCACTTCCTCCAGCACCAGCCCGCGCTCCTCTTCGCCACGCTGCTTCGCGGCGCGACCTACCTCCACATGGAGCTCGCCGACGTGGAGCGCACCCCCGCCCGGCTCACCGAGTCCCCCCTGCGCACCCTGGGTGTCAGCGCCGCCCTGCGGGCCGTCCTGTCCCGAGTGCACCGGGGCCCGCTGCGTGGCGTGGCCCACTGGTTCCGCAGCGCCGAGGAGGCCCTGGACTGGGAGTCCTGGCGGGACTGGCTCCGGCAGAGCGAGCTGGCCAAGGTGCCCCACACGCACGTGCTTGTCGACGCATCGGAAGGTGGCGCGGTGCTCGTGTCGCGGCGACACACCGAGGAGCTCCATACCGGCATCGCCCCCGCGCCAG from Myxococcus stipitatus carries:
- a CDS encoding Re/Si-specific NAD(P)(+) transhydrogenase subunit alpha; translated protein: MLACMIIAIPRETVPGERRVALVAESVKRLVGKKHEVVVEAGAGLGAECSDEEFRGAGARIESSTEAVYAAADVLLKIQPPEAAEVERLKADSVLVSLAYPMSNPKLAKEVARRKVTLLATDMIPRTTLAQMMDVLSSQATIAGYRAVLLAAEALPRLFPMLMTAAGTIPPAKVLVLGAGVAGLQAIATARRLGAVVEAYDVRKVVKEQVESLGARFVNIDIEDAAGSGGYAKELSDEAKRKQAEVLAAHVAKSDAVITTALVPGRRAPLLLPADMVRRMKSGSVVVDIAAEQGGNCELTRPGERYRTETGVTVIGERNLPSQLSVHASAMYSRNMEKLLGHVTDKDGVLKLDVSDEIVKGMLITRGGDVVHPAVADVAMREG
- a CDS encoding long-chain fatty acid--CoA ligase; this encodes MPFDIRDILLRQNDTTPADGGIPAWLRESWSDPEGFIAALAQHHAGRGAAPPKSRPGQHYDFFHDLTVRHADSTAPAFRAWDAARGWLPLGYRELGDRASRRATEWAAQGVKPGAKVALVHGLGPELLVSLLASLKLGACLSVLPPTGTLFLSRRLTLLEPQHISAEPHQVPLLKGFEPLLLRSRGDAPPSFTSHTYRPTDTVALLFSPLVSPPDTPVALSAERAWTGALRDGLLTYGLGPGDLFAAPGLHFLQHQPALLFATLLRGATYLHMELADVERTPARLTESPLRTLGVSAALRAVLSRVHRGPLRGVAHWFRSAEEALDWESWRDWLRQSELAKVPHTHVLVDASEGGAVLVSRRHTEELHTGIAPAPGRAWALKDLNLSGQEAASDTGVFTPLPDKGRPPGHVILARQGEQYLFAGTRDARRSGRVYPSAEVVEALADLPFCSGACVTTVPSGGTPGQSKHVLLVFTGAEDPEHFERDAGPRRQALRHQLELRLGAEHLPDRVELFPLLPHRDKKGVLDEAWCRAQYATGALHQKSSDPLFQALTALRERARESVRGDDERPGSR